The genomic interval CTCAGACTATGTACGTTATTGATCTAGTATGTGTTTGGTGGCTGTAACAATAACAACAGGCTCGCTTGCAGCTGTTGTGTGCGGTACTCGTGTGCGGCGAGCCGGTGCTGCGCTGTCGGACGCCGGCGGGTGGGCGCGCCGACACTGACGTCTGCTAACGTCAGCCGCTTGACAACTGACAGCCGACCAGTGTTGttactttacaaaaatacagcACTTGGGGGAGAGGCTAGTAATACAAAACGCCAATTccaataaatgtgttttatttctaGAACAATAATACTTATAGGGAGATTATCAATAACCCGGAGAGCCCCGTCGATCACTTGGTTCGTACAAGTACAGTAACGTATGCCTCGCACGTCCCTGtccgctgcgcccgcgccggcgcaCGCGGCATTGGCACGCTCCTAATACAACAATCATTACTTTGAcatatttctaattttatttatttatttaccaacgtATTGAAAAAGGGTAACTCGTTAACGTCATAGATTCCAAAATGAATTTAACGTTATTAACGTATTACAATATGACATGACTTTCAGAGAGCGAACTCGGTATTAAGTAATTGTTAACGATGGCGAATATTGAGAAATGTACGTGCACGACCCGACCCGCGTGTCAACAGTAAGAGATcgctcatcatcatcatcttcgtcaagtatttaatttttatctcatAATATTTAACACCTAGTGATAGTGATGACATAAAACTTCGAACAAATCGTTACAATTGTTTGACAATAATGCTTAGCCTACAAAAACCGTCAGTTGCctacaagttttaataaaatattttatctaattataaaaatacctatattgtattgtaataataaaatattaaccaataaaaGTCTATTTAATGGTAGCTTAAAACATATCTGTACAACGTATTGTGATCCAAGATATACAATAAATGTGGAGGAGGCAGGCCGGCCGCCGCTCAGCTGAGCAGGTTACCATGGTAACGCGCAGGCGCTGCTGTCCGCCAGAACAATCAACCGATACTCAAGTAAACGTATGTAACATCGTCGCAGAGCATTAATGTCGGTCGTCGACTCGTATAGTGGCTAGGTGATGCAATGCACGGCATGTCATCAAACGCCGCCCTGCCATAATCTGAACGCGAATGTGTATCCTCTGGGCTAGTAGTTGTCCTTAACTgcaactaaatattaaaagaaagcCCGAATCCACTTATAGTCTTCTTTTTTCGATACAGTTTTTATGGTCTGCACAGACGATCATGATTCGCCTTTATGGGATTAAAAACACCGAACCTGACGCTTTCGTCAAAATTAGGCCAGTTTTACGAACAAACGACGACATTAACGCTTTGCTTAAGTTTATTAGAGAATAGTGTACAGTAGAGTGTAACAGTTGCGGCATTAGGCCGTATGCTAACATAAATAGCTTCACCCGTGGAGCTGCGAGAGCCTGACATGTGTCGGGTGTCGGGTGTCGCTAGACAGGAACTGAGCAGAGAGAGTGCGGGCGCTAGACGCTGCGCTAGAGGCGCGGGCGCTTGGCGGGCGGCTCGCCCTCGCCCGACCAGTACGCGTACTCGGGCAGCCACTTCAGCAGCTGCGCGTCGAAGAACTCCTCCAGCCGCTTGGCGTCCTTGTAGATGCTGCTGTCGGGCTGCAACACCACCCACGACCTTACTACCACTGACCACGCGAGCGACAACTCTCACAATTCTCTTGACAacgaattatattttatttccttagtAAAAAAAGGGCCATCGGCATTTGAagtcaattttgaaaatggggGGAGAATGAAAAGATTTAATCTAGTTAATACTGTAACGTACTTTCAGTAGTAGCAAACCTAAAAAATGTTATGATACTCCATTGAAGTAGGCATTTAACTGATAAACCTACTTAATATACCATTTTTAAAaagtcaatttaaaatataaaatgctccgaatcaatataaatacaataaaatcagtataaatacaatataatgaATAGAGTAACAGTAGTAAGTAGTGAAGTGATATTGAGCAGGGTGTATGGTGTACTCACGGGGTTGTAGGCGTAGGCGTTGCGGAAGAGCAGACGCGCGTCGGCCACGAACTGCGCCACGTGCGTGTAGCGCTGCGGGCTGCGCGGCTGCAGCTTGACGCGCATGGCGTCCAGGCACATGGGCcgcggcgccgcgccgcactgCGCCGCCTCGCGGAACGGCAGGCTGGCCTCGTACTGGCAGTACAGCTCCAGCGTCAGCCGCTCCACCAGGCGCTGCTGGCGCGGCGGCAGCCCCCCGCCCGGCGGCGGCAGCTCGTCGCCCGGCGCCGCCGGCAGCTCGGCGAAGTTGACGCACAGCAGGCACTGCCAGGCGTCCGCCTCGTCGGGCAGCTTGTCCACGGTGGGGATGTGGCAGTACTGGTGGAACACCTTGGGGCAGCGGTCGCAGCACACCAGCTCGCCGCCGTCCATGCACACGGCGCACCAGTCCTCGTTGGGGTCGGCGCGCGGCTCGTCCGTGGACGAGTGcacgggcggcgcgggcgacgGCGCGGGCGGCCCGGCCGGCTCGGCCTCGGCCACCACCTGCACGCCGTTGGAGTCCAGCTTGGCGATGGTGGCCATGAGGTCCTGCACCGACGCCGCGCACACCTTGTCCAGCTCGCCCGGCACGCCGCCCTGCCCGCCCCCGTACGTAAACAAATCACTCTGTTTATAATCACACCGAAGGGACTTTGCAAAAACGTCAGACTGAACAGACGCCATGCGAAGCATtttgcacaaaataaaaaatctccttttgtttttgtcagtatgtacctatttatagaaatagaaaaaacataagatagataaaatagaaatacttaaaatacaataaatacatgatttataaaatagaaataatatgcAATAATCAAATTATTGTTCTTTTCATTATGTCAATCAGAATCCTATGGGCATTGCTTTGTCCCTTACCGGCTCTTACATAATGTGTATGGATAATGACGAGGTTGATTCACTcgaatcattatttttgttcattcaCATTATGGAGCAAATAAAAGAAATAGTATTGTGCGAGTAGCGTATAGTAGGAGAGACTCACGTTGAGGCTGGGGCTGGGCGTCTTGGGGTTGGTGGAGGTGACGGAGGCGGGCGGCACGCGGCGGCCCAGCGTGATCTTGTAGTCGGGCGTGGCGCCGGGCGGGCCGGGCGGCGCGTCGGGCGCGGCGCCGGCCTGCGGGATGTGCCACTTGGCGGGCGGCGCgtagggcggcggcgcgggcgacgGCGTGCGCGGCCCGCCGCTGCGCCGCCCGCTGCTGTACGCGCTGCCGGCGTACGCGCCGATCACTGCCGACACAGTCCGTTAGCGCGCGCTACACACTCAGTGGGGGACGCGTCACTACACTCACTCTGCTGGTAGGCGTGGTGCATGGCGAGCTGCGCGTGCTGCGCGTGCGGCGCGTGGTGCGGCGCCGgcgcccgccccgcgccgcgcgTCGTCTGCGCGTTCAGCAGCCCGCGCAGGTTCATCTCGTTCATCCCTGCCGCAGTACGGTACACCAACTTATTACATGATAGTACACACAACACTCGCCGCAAACTGCGCATATCATGTTCTCTCTTACACATGCGTATGAGTGACGCAACATAGATGTAGGAACGCGCGTTGTTGATTGGTTAAATATATTTGTCAATAACAATcagtatgtttaaaaaaatatttactaagaagTAACCTATCGCTTGAAATTAGAATGAGCAGCGAGTCGAACACACAGCATATTATCGAACTGtaataaagtaagtaggtaccgtGCAGGTGGTGCGGGTGCGTGGTGGAGGTGACGTGCGGGTGCCGCAGCGGcgtggtgcgcgcgcgcagcccgcCCGCCAGGTACGCGCCCGGCGCCGCCCCCAGCCCCGCCCCCAGCGCCGCCCCCGGCGCCGCCCCCAGCGCCGGCCCCGCCAGCCCGCGCCCGCCGGGCCCGCCATGCCCGCGCCTCCCGCCTGCACGTACGACTGCGCGGGACACGACCCAGCATTAGTACACGCGCACTCTAACGTGCTACACTTGCAAACCAACTACACACAGATCAATCTCTGCGCTTACATTAACACGAATACTACCTACATGACATTCATAATTTTGAGGTATATTTAACATTCATGTATAAAAAGTATCGTCCCATGCACACGATTACCACTAATGACCGAGTACAGAAGCAGACAAGCCATAACCGATGAGGCGCGGCAGTAGCAGCACTGACCTGGTAGCGCGCCAACGTCTGCCGCATGGAACAACGTGGCGCAGCTCGTTATACAGTGTGAGAGAGACGAGAGCAGAGGGCGGAGCGCGGCCTACCTGGTGCATGGCGACGTGCTGCAGCGCGGCCACGGCggagggcggcgcgggcgggtgGTAGGGGCCCTGCGCCGGCGCGTCGGGCTTGCCGTCCACCACGATGCTGCCCAGCGCCGCCAGCACGCGGCACAGCTCGGGCAGCTTGTCGAGCTGCAGCGCGATGCGGACGGGGATCTCGGGGTTGGGGATGTCGGCGCGGCGCGACTTGATGCGCTGCAGGTGCGCGCACACCTGGCGCTTGGCGTGCAGCACGGCCGTGtcggagccctgcagcgccgccGTCACGAAGCTCACGCAGTGGTCGGTGATGGCGGCGAGCTGCTCCAGCGCCTCCTTCTTCTCGGTGAGCGTGCGCTGCTTGGCGTCGCACACCTCGTTGAGGCGCAGCACCAGCTGCTTGCCGCGCGTGTTGATGGCGTTGGTGAGCCTGCGGGAGTGCGCGGGTGAGTgggcggggcggggcggggcgTCGCCGCGGGGCGGGTGGGACACTCACTTGACGACGGTCTGCGTGATCTCGTGCACGAGCGCCTTCTTCTTGTCGGCGATGAGGTGCTGGCGGTCGCGGATGACCTTCATAGCGGAGCCCAGCAGCACGCGCTTGTAGCTCACCTCCGACAGCAGCGAGCTGATCGTCGACCGCGCCTGCAACCACCACGACGCTTCACAACtcatattcattcatttatagttttaagttatcttcCTATGTATCTTTTTATACGCTAGAAGAATTTATGCAATGTAAAAGTGATGAATATGattatttgtaaaaccaaaGGTCATGTAATAgttattgtatatttatattcaatatgATTAAGTAGATTATGAGCAACTATAActtgtataattaaaatactagaatataaaaaaattactagaatatataaatatttgcatgccaAGTTAAGGAGAATGTAGCTAGAGCTTTTGACTACTGTAAAGAACGTTCAgggcaaataaatgtttctttctttctaagtaAACGTTGAGatcaaaaaaaggtaaaaaatagtGGTAGGAATCAAGACATGATATGAGACTCATGTTTTGGTGgatcaaagtaattttttaagTAAGTGCAGTAATACAGACTGACTGACAGCAACTGTTAACCGCACGAAAATCTGGTGGGCCGGTAAGGTAATATGATATGGTGGTGTGTACCTGCGCGGCCATCTCCGTGCTGAACTGGTACTTGTGGTCACGGTGGTGCTGCAGCTGGCAGTCGCGGCACGTGAGGCGGTCGCAGGTCTCGCAGAACAGCGCCAGGCGCTCGCCCGCGTGCTCGGCGCAGAACATGTCGCTGGGAGCCCGGGCCCCCGCCGCCGCCTGCAGCTCCGCCACCGCCTCCTCCTTGGACTTGATCGTGTGCTCCTTGGTGATCTTGAGCCTCTGGTGCGCGTTCACGCAGTTGTCGCAGATGAACTCGCCGCAGTCCACGCAGTAGCTGGTGGCGGGCTCCGTGTCCTCGCAGCTGTTGCACTGCTGCTCGCCGCTCACGCCTGCACACACGCACCGTGCCCGTTTCATCAATTATTGGCTACTAGAGctgttttacccgcatcccagTGGAACTCGTTCCCGAACCCTATCATAATATAGCGTatgtatgttactcgggaataatgTATGTTTTCAACAGAAtagtgaaagaaattttcaaatcagttcagaaaggatgatgggtaaaattggccggtatatccaataaaaacaattcgcatatcaaatgatagcttataacttaagcttcattttttgttatgggcgaaacattgtaaaccaccggagaacgaagatataacacctgatagcataggaaagcccatggacttgaaccacttcattgagtatgggagggatgtttaagtgcattatattactgtccatattagtcaggacatatcacacaaggtgtctgtgcccatattttccaagcttataaaaaaaaagattatttcgcAGGTAGtttttacaacgtatggtgtacgtattctgcccttccggtgagtctaaccggtatatccaataaaaaccattcacatatcaaatgatagcttataccctaagcttcattttttgttatgggcaaaaccttgtaaaccaccggagaacgaagatatgacacttgatagcataggacagcctatggacttgaaccacttcattttgtatgggagcgatgtttaagtgcattatattactgtccatattagtcaggaTATATCAcacaaggtgtctgtgcccatattttccaagttaattgaaaaaaaaaagattatttagcaggtagtatttacaacgtatggtgtatgtattccgccgttctggtgagtctaaccggcataaccaatgaaaaccattcgcatatcaaatgatagctcaTACCCtcagcttcattttttgttatgggcaaaaccttgtaaaccaccggagaacgaagatatgacacttgatagcataggacagcctatggacttgaaccacttcattttgtatgggagcgatgtttaagtgcattatattactgtccatattagtcaggaTATATCAcacaaggtgtctgtgcccatattttccaagttaattgaaaaaaaaaaagattatttagcaggtagtatttacaacgtatggtgtatgtattccgccgttctggtgagtctaaccggcataaccaatgaaaaccattcgcatatcaaatgatagctcataccctaagcttcattttttgttatgggcaaaaccttgtaaaccaccggagaacgaagatatgacacttgatagcataggacagcttatggacttgaaccacttcattttgtatgggagcgatgtttaagtgcattatattactgtccatattagtcaggaTATATCAcacaaggtgtctgtgcccatattttccaagttaattgaaaaaaaaaagattatttagcaggtagtatttacaacgtatggtgtatgtattccgccgttctggtgagtctaaccggcataaccaatgaaaaccattcgcatatcaaatgatagctcataccctaagcttcattttttgttatgggcaaaaccttgtaaaccaccggagaacgaagatatgacacttgatagcataggacagcttatggacttgaaccacttcattttgtatgggagcgatgtttaagtgcattatattactgtccatattagtcaggacatatcacacaaggtgtctgtgcccatattttccaagcttataaaaaaaaagattatttagcaggtagtttttacaacgtatggtgtacatATTCTGCCCttccggtgagtctaaccggtatatccaataaaaaccattcacatatcaaatgatagctcataccctaagcttcattttttgttatgggcaaaaccttgtaaaccaccggagaacgaagatatgtcacttgatagcataggacagcttatggacttgaaccacttcattttgtatgggagcgatgtttaagtgcattatattactgtccatattagtcaggacatatcacacaaggtgtctgtgcccatattttccaagcttataaaaaaaaagattatttcgcAGGTAGtttttacaacgtatggtgtacgtattctgcccttccggtgagtctaaccggtatatccaataaaaaccattcacatatcaaatgatagcttataccctaagcttcattttttgttatgggcaaaaccttgtaaaccaccggagaacgaagatataacacctgatagcataggaaagcccatggacttgaacacCTTCATTGAATATAGGAGGgctgtttaagtgcattattattgtcaataattgtcagaacgagtcacagaaggtgtctgtgcccatattttccaagtttatttaaaaaaagaaagattatttagcaggtagtatttacaacgtatgatgtacgtattccgccattCCGGTGAGCCTAACCGTTatatccaatgaaaaccatttgcacatcaaatgatagcttatatcataagcttcaatttttattatggacaaaatattgtaaaccaccggagaacgaagatatgacacttgatagcataggacagcaaatggacttgaaccacttcattttgtatgggagggctgttaagtgcattatattattgtcaatatcagtcaggacgtgtcacagaaggtgcatgtgtccataaaaaaaaaataacatcctTGTTATAACATCCGTTAAATAGTGAGTAAATACTGtttcccgtgcgaagctggggtgggtcgctacttttctaataattcggcaacccagggccgactattctggtgccgcagaacgaggaaatgctaactccaataatggaaataaaagaagtaaaagttttcggtggtagaagtaaaacaattatgcctagttaagaccgattttaattgatagtctaccctaggcttatttaaataagtgataatttgacgaaaatacatcatacaatgaatttttctactatggattttattttaacaaaaaaatggtgcaaaaagtataactcttttgtgcccgactgtacttgtttccggtcgattcttgacatgaactgttttatttcagtaactgtagggtataagcaataatctaatatacattagaactttattggttatcaggccagggttcatacaaaattgcccatcatccttttagagcaaaaacaaaaaaatatatatagtacaTATTACAAGTgtaggggcccgattctgctcagataaatgtcaaaattgatTCGGATTGGAGGTggaaccttagcgggcattctgctacttatCCAATCGTATTCCTACGACATTTCATTGTATTGCGGTTgatctgccatttggtctattcGGTAGAGCAAACTCTACAATCGTAATACATACGCTTACATTTACACATATGCAATTGTAATTgggtcgtgattggatctcagtcgaatgtgaatcgtatgtcgcttaagtaaaattagcagaatcgacTGACCGTTGGAGCCGGCCTGCTCGAGCTGCATCTTCTCGAGCACGAAGCGCTGGTCGATCATGTTGGCGACCTGGCACTGCAGCCGGCACGCGGGACACGTCACCGCCAGCCGCTCCGCGCCTGCGCACACACCCGCGCTCACACCTTACTATCTCATTACGTAGTAGATATTGAAGGCACTTTAGTCTAAAGAAATACCCAAGAAGTCCCTGGAGCTGGCCTGTTTCTCGTCGAGCTTGGCGCGGATGCAGGGCTCGCAGGCGGAGTGCAGGC from Helicoverpa armigera isolate CAAS_96S chromosome 19, ASM3070526v1, whole genome shotgun sequence carries:
- the LOC110380385 gene encoding LOW QUALITY PROTEIN: E3 ubiquitin-protein ligase TRIM33 (The sequence of the model RefSeq protein was modified relative to this genomic sequence to represent the inferred CDS: deleted 2 bases in 1 codon), whose protein sequence is MENVNFQPSGDEIERALMDLGPLLGVTIKEEVPDELGDAGAPAAAALNVSSTPDGGGAGGADAASPGADKGSADSLASPARASLAATRCVLCHTALALADGTPKLMECLHSACEPCIRAKLDEKQASSRDFLGAERLAVTCPACRLQCQVANMIDQRFVLEKMQLEQAGSNGVSGEQQCNSCEDTEPATSYCVDCGEFICDNCVNAHQRLKITKEHTIKSKEEAVAELQAAAGARAPSDMFCAEHAGERLALFCETCDRLTCRDCQLQHHRDHKYQFSTEMAAQARSTISSLLSEVSYKRVLLGSAMKVIRDRQHLIADKKKALVHEITQTVVKLTNAINTRGKQLVLRLNEVCDAKQRTLTEKKEALEQLAAITDHCVSFVTAALQGSDTAVLHAKRQVCAHLQRIKSRRADIPNPEIPVRIALQLDKLPELCRVLAALGSIVVDGKPDAPAQGPYHPPAPPSAVAALQHVAMHQSYVQAGGAGMAGPAGAGWRGRRWGRRRGRRWGRGWGRRRARTWRGLRARTTPLRHPHVTSTTHPHHLHGMNEMNLRGLLNAQTTRGAGRAPAPHHAPHAQHAQLAMHHAYQQMIGAYAGSAYSSGRRSGGPRTPSPAPPPYAPPAKWHIPQAGAAPDAPPGPPGATPDYKITLGRRVPPASVTSTNPKTPSPSLNGGVPGELDKVCAASVQDLMATIAKLDSNGVQVVAEAEPAGPPAPSPAPPVHSSTDEPRADPNEDWCAVCMDGGELVCCDRCPKVFHQYCHIPTVDKLPDEADAWQCLLCVNFAELPAAPGDELPPPGGGLPPRQQRLVERLTLELYCQYEASLPFREAAQCGAAPRPMCLDAMRVKLQPRSPQRYTHVAQFVADARLLFRNAYAYNPPDSSIYKDAKRLEEFFDAQLLKWLPEYAYWSGEGEPPAKRPRL